The following are encoded together in the Malaya genurostris strain Urasoe2022 chromosome 3, Malgen_1.1, whole genome shotgun sequence genome:
- the LOC131434679 gene encoding ganglioside-induced differentiation-associated protein 1, with translation MEPKHNRPELPDNDSLILYCNQYSYYCQKVLWALYEKDIKFTRYEVDVTNDEHFSEWFLTLNPRGELPVLQSGSLVVPGSNRILDYLEEKQSQDKQLKLPWNSDKQIRYFKNTLDKIPIGVITIGSFLHPRMVVSPKSPYVQPVRYTILERDELVSGRLRSYAEVFPAFSEALLQKADFHDRKRNVLASEAYFCKLLDGLEEFLSEMELHLARINVEHSWIAGHDFTLVDIGLGCLLYRLYVLGLEDRFWTGGKKTELERYFNKIMVSNSFQSTLPTKTSLLRTIWLNTPSSYKAGIAAFSFSSMIIGSQLLKR, from the exons GTACTGTGGGCGCTCTATGAGAAGGACATCAAGTTTACCAGATATGAGGTTGATGTCACCAACGATGAACATTTTAGCGAGTGGTTTTTAACACTAAATCCTCGGGGCGAGCTGCCTGTGCTACAGAGTGGATCACTAGTCGTACCCGGTTCGAATCGCATTCTAGATTATTTGGAAGAAAAACAGTCCCAAG ataaacAGTTAAAATTACCGTGGAATTCGGACAAGCAAATCCGATATTTCAAAAACACTTTGGATAAAATTCCAATTGGTGTTATTACGATTGGTTCATTTTTGCACCCGCGAATGGTGGTTTCACCTAAATCACCCTATGTTCAACCAGTCCGTTACACTATCCTGGAACGTGATGAACTGGTTAGTGGCCGTTTGCGATCGTACGCCGAAGTATTCCCGGCATTCAGTGAAGCACTACTGCAGAAGGCCGATTTCCATGATCGAAAGCGGAATGTTCTAGCCAGTGAAGCATACTTTTGCAAACTGCTAGATGGACTGGAAGAGTTTCTTTCGGAGATGGAGTTGCATTTAGCGAGAATTAATGTCGAACACAGTTGGATAGCGGGCCACGATTTCACCCTGGTCGACATAGGTTTGGGTTGTCTTCTTTACCGCTTATACGTGCTTGGTTTGGAAGATCGATTTTGGACCGGAGGAAAAAAGACCGAGCTGGAGagatattttaacaaaataatgGTATCCAACAGTTTCCAAAGCACGTTACCAACCAAGACCTCACTACTTAGGACGATATGGCTCAATACACCCTCCTCGTATAAGGCAGGAATTGCGGCATTTTCTTTTTCATCTATGATCATAGGGTCGCAGTTATTGAAAAGATGA
- the LOC131434676 gene encoding acyl-coenzyme A diphosphatase FITM2, whose product MATKRKPIHTQTGSAQRPNMNYRANVNDTTARAEAKGTRPTPAPTSIKEVLTMMVLHVCKKIIFFDTNLKVPLYLGSLFFVSLIGDFIPYPKTYLARSDNLFNVYFVKMGWAWTLLFSVPFLALTSVTICCGDHQRLVKNHLPRLGIATVFWFVWTKLFNIIESTYGRCSIRGFDSKSGCLKAGHLWSGFDISGHAFILIYSSLILMEEARSIIGWESIKEHLRNEEHNRAKNDTTQATNPLKSLKDGDLKALKHFYIRYTPTIRLLFVGMTMLQLLWDIMLVGTMLYYHRMVEKVLSGIFAVLTWFFTYRAWYPAQSLLPDPVGKGLFNYQVASRSVETGLRRRTSLLQQNSPQSQDIPKFMGMPLYAARQTNPSVNNMGGIGSPQDSSSGSSFVGTSTSFNINAGVSRLGAAGGGGNFDINNPPLSRFQQSAQRSRFDRFE is encoded by the coding sequence ATGGCAACAAAACGGAAACCAATTCACACGCAAACGGGCAGCGCGCAACGCCCGAACATGAACTACAGGGCCAATGTAAACGACACGACCGCTCGGGCGGAGGCAAAGGGGACTCGTCCAACGCCGGCACCGACTTCGATCAAAGAAGTTCTCACGATGATGGTGTTGCATGTGTGTAAAAAGATAATATTCTTCGATACCAACCTGAAAGTACCACTCTACCTGGGGAGCTTATTCTTTGTGTCTCTTATTGGAGATTTTATACCTTACCCAAAAACATATCTGGCAAGATCGGATAACCTAttcaatgtttattttgtaaaaatGGGATGGGCCTGGACATTACTGTTTTCGGTGCCTTTTCTAGCGTTAACATCGGTGACAATATGTTGTGGAGACCATCAGAGACTGGTGAAAAATCATCTTCCCAGATTGGGAATCGCAACGGTGTTTTGGTTTGTGTGGACGAAACTATTTAATATTATAGAATCAACGTATGGTCGATGCAGTATTCGAGGATTTGATTCGAAATCTGGTTGCTTAAAAGCGGGTCACCTGTGGAGTGGATTCGATATTTCCGGGCATGCATTTATTCTCATCTACTCAAGTCTTATTCTGATGGAAGAAGCTCGATCAATTATTGGTTGGGAAAGCATCAAAGAGCATCTTCGAAATGAGGAACATAACAGAGCTAAGAATGACACAACCCAGGCAACAAATCCTCTGAAAAGTTTGAAAGACGGTGACCTGAAAGCATTGAAGCATTTCTATATTCGATACACTCCTACAATCAGGCTACTCTTTGTGGGTATGACCATGTTACAGTTATTATGGGATATAATGCTGGTTGGAACTATGTTGTACTATCATCGCATGGTGGAGAAAGTTCTTAGTGGAATCTTCGCTGTTCTAACGTGGTTCTTTACGTACCGTGCTTGGTACCCAGCGCAATCCTTACTACCGGATCCAGTTGGAAAGGGTTTGTTCAACTATCAAGTTGCGTCCCGATCGGTTGAGACTGGGCTTCGAAGACGGACTAGTCTTCTGCAGCAAAATTCACCGCAGTCACAAGACATACCCAAATTTATGGGTATGCCTCTATATGCAGCAAGACAAACAAACCCTTCTGTCAATAATATGGGCGGAATAGGATCTCCGCAGGATTCCAGTTCGGGATCTTCATTCGTAGGTACTTCCACTTCCTTTAACATCAATGCTGGTGTATCACGGTTAGGAGCCGCCGGCGGAGGTGGTAACTTCGATATCAACAATCCACCTTTGTCTCGATTCCAGCAGAGCGCGCAACGAAGCAGATTTGATCGGTTTGAGTAG
- the LOC131434675 gene encoding eukaryotic translation initiation factor 3 subunit L → MYSNDDYAEGGYDDYGYDMGTVDDGIYERGYYPMHEDVKKFLVYFCNVIKGGVVYEIQNLYENTFPKLSEQHFEKKAWPSEEEVAHLVDNDNLFMILYKELYYRHLHARIQGGPSLEQRLNSFYNYCNFFNYILPSKEPVQLELPDIWLWELIDEFVYQFQNFAQYRARLTDKSDEEMDTLLNNNSKVWNILCILNVLHSLVSMSKIKDQLEAAAAGHDPEEVAGEFGRHSFYKMLGYFSLVGLLRVHSLLGDYHQAIKVLEPIEIHKKSQYSHIPACQISTSYYVGFAYMMMRRYSDAIRTFSSILLYIQRTKQLYSARSYQNDQINKQTDQMYHLLAICLVLHPQCIDESIQQVLREKNYHDNMYKMQCGDLDTFRTFFVFACPKFVSPVPPPPDAPIDDYVKEALEHQTNVFMDEVRQQQELPTIRSYLKLYTTLPLLKLASFMDNIPQDEIGEQKIENLLTHLLCFKHKMKNIVWTKGASGLEGKFQSGSELDFFIDKDMIHIADTKVSHRYGDFFIRKIMKFEDLNRRLHNLKG, encoded by the exons ATGTACTCCAACGATGATTATGCAGAAGGG GGCTACGACGATTATGGATACGATATGGGAACGGTAGATGATGGAATATATGAACGGGGTTACTATCCGATGCACGAAgatgtaaaaaaatttttggtataTTTTTGCAACGTGATCAAGGGTGGAGTCGTTTACgagattcaaaatttgtacgaaaACACCTTTCCCAAGCTAAGCGAACAGCACTTTGAAAAAAAGGCTTGGCCTAGTGAGGAGGAAGTGGCTCACCTAGTGGATAACGACAATCTGTTCATGATTCTGTACAAGGAACTCTACTACAGACATTTACACGCCAGGATTCAGGGCGGTCCGTCGTTGGAACAACGTTTGAATTCGTTCTAtaactattgcaattttttcaattatattctGCCTTCAAAGGAACCGGTCCAGTTGGAGCTTCCCGACATATGGTTATGGGAACTGATCGACGAATTTGTatatcagtttcaaaattttgctcaGTACCGTGCAAGGTTGACAGACAAGAGCGATGAAGAAATGGACACATTGCTGAACAATAACAGCAAAGTATGGAATATTCTTTGCATTCTGAACGTTCTCCATTCGTTGGTTTCGATGTCAAAGATTAAGGATCAACTggaagctgctgctgctggtcatGATCCAGAAGAGGTTGCCGGTGAATTCGGTCGTCATTCATTCTACAAAATGCTGGGATACTTTAGTTTGGTTGGTCTATTGCGAGTTCATTCGCTTTTGGGTGATTATCATCAAGCTATTAAAGTGCTGGAGCCTATCGAGATTCATAAGAAAAGCCAATACTCGCATATCCCTGCTTGTCAAATTTCGACATCTTACTATGTTGGatttgcttatatgatgatgagACGTTACTCTGATGCTATTCGCACTTTTTCTTCGATCCTTCTGTATATCCAGCGCACCAAACAGTTGTATAGCGCTCGGTCTTACCAGAACGATCAGATCAACAAACAAACGGATCAAATGTATCACTTGCTGGCCATTTGTCTGGTACTGCATCCTCAATGTATTGACGAATCAATTCAACAAGTACTACGCGAGAAGAACTACCATGATAATATGTATAAAATGCAGTGCGGTGATTTGGATACATTCCGCACTTTCTTTGTATTTGCCTGCCCGAAATTCGTTTCTCCGGTCCCGCCACCACCAGACGCACCGATTGATGACTACGTTAAGGAAGCTTTGGAACACCAAACGAACGTTTTCATGGATGAAGTGCGTCAGCAGCAAGAACTACCAACTATTCGTTCATATTTGAAGTTGTACACCACTCTCCCGTTACTGAAACTGGCATCGTTCATGGATAACATTCCACAGGACGAAATCGGTGAGCAGAAAATCGAAAACCTGCTTACGCATTTGCTTTGTTTCAAGCATAAAATGAAGAACATAGTTTGGACCAAAGGAGCAAGTGGTTTGGAAGGCAAGTTCCAGTCCGGTTCCGAGCTAGATTTCTTCATCGACAAGGATATGATTCACATCGCTGACACTAAGGTTTCGCATCGTTATGGCGACTTTTTCATTCGCAAGATTATGAAATTTGAAGATTTGAACCGTCGTTTGCATAACTTGAAGGGTTGA